One Solanum lycopersicum chromosome 4, SLM_r2.1 DNA window includes the following coding sequences:
- the LOC101257956 gene encoding geranylgeranyl transferase type-2 subunit alpha 1: MHGRPRKAPTLEEQEAFSVKASKLRSLQSQFLQFHHAKIYTKEALDVSAKLLESNPEYYTAWNYRKLAVQHNLNLPEVENNEETVKSILDEELRLVENALRRNFKSYGAWHHRKWVLSKGHSSTDKELLLLGKFQKADSRNFHAWNYRRFVTTLKNIPNEKELEYTTDMIYDNFSNYSAWHNRSVLLSHLLKEKAKGYSPKDNVFTEEYEFVRHALFTDPDDQSGWFYHLWLLDQTVKLETLLVSSWPPHGCNLSLSTDGSFGDCSLSPFTSLQTNTRTLPLILYFSEAVENICSSTVVIECENIASNELVWRSLSGDGAGSAQAWLTYLNFPEEHAHSEKAYQVKVSLAHSRGIFSSTGVHHGDSSHIEFSVSVPPHRSEHVDLNNEGKISWSDESFCTHDTQFLESALINLFHLERTKIDETVVDYQWNITTINNEISHYRELLSTMNCKIGKLTLARLLIAHDTLMSYTGTSHRNVSHHAEVLQLYDDLKKMDPAHLHYYQDEYSIVLLKQTISNQELLLKHCRKYRDPSSPRINNFCLRLNNLSLSRIGSMEQLLWVQVLDLSHNQLKTLEGLEVMQLLSCLNVSYNKLCSFTALEPLKLLRSLKVLDISYNEIGAHSIDTRRYLCSSPLNHRSGGDWKTEESEIHCVEVADNWEAYAIFKDLNLIQLDLKGNAVSDEKIQSLLIKLLPSLKWLDGESCR, translated from the exons atgcaCGGAAGACCACGCAAAGCTCCAACTCTAGAAGAGCAAGAAGCTTTTAGTGTCAAAGCTTCCAAATTACGGTCTCTACAATCACAATTTCTCCAATTTCATCACGccaaaat ATATACAAAGGAAGCTTTAGATGTAAGTGCAAAGTTGTTAGAGTCGAACCCTGAGTATTATACTGCTTGGAATTATAGAAAACTTGCTGTCCAGCATAATTTGAATCTACCTGAGGTGGAGAACAATGAGGAGACTGTTAAGTCAATTCTTGATGAAGAACTCAGATTG GTAGAGAATGCGTTGAGGAGGAATTTCAAGTCTTACGGAGCATGGCATCACCGTAAATGGGTGCTGAGCAAAGGTCATTCTTCCACAGACAAGGAATTGTTGCTTCTGGGTAAGTTCCAGAAGGCAGACTCCCGCAATTTTCATGCATGGAATTATAGAAG GTTCGTCACAACATTGAAGAACATACCAAATGAGAAGGAGCTAGAATACACTACCGACATGATATATGATAATTTCAGCAACTATTCTGCTTGGCACAACCGCAG TGTTCTTCTTTCTCATTTGCTGAAGGAAAAAGCAAAAGGATATTCTCCCAAGGACAATGTATTTACAGAAGAGTACGAGTTTGTGCGTCATGCTCTTTTCACAGATCCAGATGATCAAAGTGGTTGGTTTTATCATCTGTGGCTTCTTGATCAGACAGTTAAACTAGAGACATTGTTGGTTTCTTCATGGCCACCACATGGCTGTAATCTTTCTTTATCCACGGATGGATCGTTTGGAGATTGCTCTTTATCACCCTTTACGAGTCTTCAGACTAATACTAGAACACTTCCACTCATTCTCTATTTCAGCGAAGCTGTTGAGAATATATGCTCATCTACAGTAGTAATCGAATGTGAAAATATTGCGAGTAATGAGCTCGTCTGGAGATCACTCTCAGGAGATGGAGCTGGGTCTGCTCAAGCTTGGTTGACATATCTTAATTTCCCAGAGGAACATGCACATTCTGAAAAGGCTTACCAAGTAAAGGTCAGCCTTGCTCATTCTCGAGGCATTTTCTCTTCAACTGGTGTTCATCATGGAGATTCTTCTCATATTGAATTTTCAGTGTCTGTACCACCTCATCGTTCAGAACATGTTGATTTaaataatgaagggaaaatCTCTTGGAGTGATGAAAGTTTCTGCACTCATGACACACAGTTTCTTGAGTCAGCTCTGATTAACTTGTTCCATCTGGAAAGAACCAAGATAGATGAAACAGTGGTGGACTATCAGTGGAATATTACGACCATCAATAATGAGATATCACACTATAGGGAGTTGTTATCAACAATGAACTG TAAAATTGGGAAGCTGACACTTGCCAGACTGCTGATTGCCCATGACACCTTAATGTCATATACTGGCACTAGTCACAGAAATGTTAGCCACCATGCAGAAGTTCTTCAACTTTATGACGATTTAAAGAAAATGGACCCAGCACATCTCCACTACTACCAGGATGAGTACAGTATAGTACTTCTGAAACAG ACAATCTCCAATCAAGAATTGTTGTTGAAGCACTGCCGTAAATATAGGGATCCATCTTCTCCAAGAATCAATAATTTCTGTCTGCGGCTTAATAATCTCTCACTTTCACGTATTGGGTCTATGGAGCAACTTTTGTGGGTCCAAGTATTAGATCTCAGCCACAACCAACTTAAGACACTTGAAG GCTTGGAGGTGATGCAACTTCTCTCCTGCTTGAATGTTAGCTACAATAAACTCTGCAGTTTTACTGCATTGGAGCCTTTGAAACTGCTAAGGTCACTGAAAGTCTTAGATATCTCTTACAACGAGATTGGAGCGCATTCTATTGACACGAGGAGGTATTTGTGCTCTTCCCCTCTTAACCATAGAAGTGGAGGTGACTGGAAAACTGAGGAATCTGAGATCCATTGCGTTGAGGTGGCTGATAATTGGGAAGCCTATGCTATTTTTAAAGACTTGAACTTGATACAATTAGATCTTAAAGGAAATGCAGTTTCCGATGAAAAGATACAATCACTTCTAATTAAGCTATTACCATCACTAAAGTGGCTTGATGGTGAAAGTTGCCGATAA
- the LOC101257657 gene encoding double-stranded RNA-binding protein 6, producing MANNESIRSMTSCYVFKSRLQEYAQKVGLPTPVYETIKEGPSHEPTFTSTVIVDNDRYDSLPGFYNRKAAEQSAAEVALMSLGNSGSVENLSQPVHETGLCKNLLQEYAQKMNFAIPQYECERYDSESKIISFTCTVDVGGMKYIGAAARTKKEAEIKAARTALLAVQSSGFAPNYSSYTVVPMKKVTDLAISNQESAAALKPKKHRFKKKQTRNFSDVSYHVRTKIFGDSEVQMVNQAKPEMHENAAVMTPGTGSGPAPFAGTMGDLVPSNNLSSDYGTSNIGINSQCGGGVTTEGNAVIGVDYGTSKIGINSQCGGGVTTEGNAVIGVEQVTSEVAPVAWNDNLHVQDLHLLHENAAVMTQGTGSGPAPFAGTMGDLVPSNNCGSDYGTSNLGINSQCGEGATTEGNAGIGVEQVTSEVAPVACNDNLHVL from the exons ATGGCGAACAACGAAAGCATCAGAA GTATGACAAgttgttatgtttttaaaaGCCGATTGCAAGAGTATGCCCAGAAAGTTGGACTTCCTACCCCTGTTTATGAGACTATCAAGGAAGGCCCTTCTCATGAGCCTACATTTACGTCTACAGTGATTGTGGACAATGATAGATATGATTCTCTGCCTGGATTTTACAATCGCAAGGCAGCGGAGCAATCAGCTGCTGAAGTTGCACTCATGAGTCTTGGAAATTCTGGGTCAGTGGAAAACCTTTCTCAGCCAGTG CATGAAACAGGCTTGTGCAAAAATTTGTTGCAAGAGTATGCTCAGAAGATGAATTTTGCAATCCCACAATATGAATGCGAGAGGTATGACTCCGAAAGCaaaattatatcatttacatGTACTGTTGACGTAGGGGGAATGAAATATATTGGAGCAGCAGCTAGAACGAAGAAGGAAGCAGAGATCAAAGCTGCTCGAACTGCATTGTTGGCTGTTCAGTCTAGCGGTTTTGCGCCTAATTATTCTTCATACACTGTCGTTCCAATGAAGAAGGTCACAGATTTGGCAATCAGCAATCAGGAGAGTGCAGCAGCTCTGAAACCAAAGAAACACAGATTCAAGAAAAAGCAGACAAGGAATTTTTCAGATGTCAGTTATCATGTACGCACAAAGATTTTTGGTGACTCGGAAGTTCAGATGGTAAATCAAGCTAAACCAGAGATGCATGAAAATGCTGCTGTGATGACTCCAGGTACAGGATCTGGACCTGCACCTTTTGCAGGCACTATGGGTGATCTAGTTCCATCCAACAATTTGAGTTCTGATTATGGAACTTCAAATATTGGAATCAACTCTCAGTGTGGTGGAGGAGTAACGACTGAGGGAAATGCCGTTATTGGAGTTGATTATGGAACTTCAAAAATTGGAATCAACTCTCAGTGTGGTGGAGGAGTAACGACTGAGGGAAATGCCGTTATTGGAGTTGAGCAGGTAACTTCAGAGGTGGCACCAGTTGCTTGGAACGACAATCTTCATGTACAGGACCTGCACCTTTTGCATGAAAATGCTGCTGTGATGACTCAAGGTACAGGATCCGGACCTGCACCTTTTGCAGGCACTATGGGTGATCTAGTTCCATCCAACAATTGTGGTTCTGATTATGGAACTTCAAACCTTGGAATCAACTCTCAGTGTGGTGAAGGAGCTACAACCGAGGGAAATGCCGGTATTGGAGTTGAGCAGGTAACTTCAGAGGTGGCACCAGTTGCTTGTAACGACAACCTTCATGTGCTATAG
- the LOC101257068 gene encoding VIN3-like protein 2 isoform X1, with amino-acid sequence MNEKGIGQWKFFSSAMESALSGLVLDPYKFSQLSMEDRRQLVHEISQCPEDAPKILSSLTRKELLEIICAEMGEERKYSGYTKFKMIDHLLKLVSCKSNTDTGPTFKRQRTQEYQCQPSVQNDEVNREMGSKTQVLLCHNLVCRASLERDDVFCKRCSCCICHQYDDNKDPSLWLTCDSDSQDETKPCGLSCHLKCALEHEQSGILKNCINPKLDGDFYCVSCGKINGIMRTLRKQLMTAKEARRVDVLCLRISLSHKILEKTEKYKGLLKVVELAAEMLKNEIGPLAQASEKMDRRIVNRLSCGTAVQNLCGSAVGTFDSMFQNQFSSHTKMEETPMSCRIHLEEQSPSKVTIVFEYDDCVLKELMGFKLWYRKSTTNKYPDEATFIALSPVKKFKLDGLDPLTQYFCKVSFFNKAATLGVQEVNWVTPPVQTSYKSGSDNATIDTTLMHAESMSSTDHKLTTYDPKPCSLNDIESQANASPVSPLPKMHIPLASPLSSAPATPCQTNGSKEVQLRGIGQVKVSDYEYSVGIIKKLEHEGLIETDFRVKFLTWFSLKATTQERKVVRVFIDTFVDDHSSLAEQLMDTFMDEICMEQKVDLHAIYSKFWH; translated from the exons atGAATGAGAAAGGAATAGGGCAgtggaaatttttttcttcagcTATGGAGTCTGCATTATCAG GTCTCGTTCTCGATCCCTATAAATTTAGCCAATTGAGTATGGAAGATAGAAGGCAATTAGTACATGAAATTTCCCAATGCCCTGAAGATGCGCCGAAGATCTTGAGCTCGCTGACCAGAAAAGAACTACTAGAGATTATATGTGCTGAGATGGGCGAAGAGAGAAAATACTCTGGctacacaaaattcaaaatgataGATCACCTTCTAAAGCTGGTTTCCTGTAAGTCTAACACAGATACTGGCCCTACCTTCAAAAGGCAGCGGACGCAAGAATATCAATGTCAACCTTCGGTTCAGAATGATGAAGTTAATCGGGAGATGGGAAGCAAAACCCAGGTCCTACTCTGTCATAATCTGGTATGTAGAGCTTCTCTTGAAAGAGATGATGTTTTCTGCAAACGATGTTCTTGCTGCATTTGTCATCAGTACGATGATAATAAAGACCCTAGCTTGTGGTTAACCTGTGATTCTGATTCTCAAGATGAAACTAAACCATGTGGATTGTCATGCCATCTAAAATGTGCACTTGAGCATGAACAATCAGGCATATTGAAGAATTGCATCAATCCAAAATTGGATGGAGATTTCTATTGTGTTTCTTGTGGAAAAATTAATGGGATAATGAG AACCTTGAGAAAACAATTGATGACAGCAAAGGAGGCGAGAAGAGTTGATGTGCTGTGTTTAAGAATCTCTCTGAGCCATAAAATTCTAGAGAAAACTGAGAAATACAAAGGACTGCTGAAAGTTGTTGAATTGGCTGCTGAGATGCTGAAGAATGAAATAGGGCCTCTTGCACAGGCATCAGAGAAAATGGATCGCAGGATAGTGAACAGGCTTTCTTGCGGTACTGCTGTTCAGAATCTTTGTGGCTCTGCAGTGGGCACTTTTGATTCCATGTTTCAGAATCAATTCTCTAGTCATACGAAAATGGAAGAGACTCCGATGT CTTGCCGGATACATCTTGAGGAGCAATCTCCATCTAAAGTAACGATTGTCTTCGAATATGATGATTGTGTGCTGAAAGAACTTATGGGCTTCAAATTGTGGTACCGGAAGTCCACAACAAACAAATATCCTGATGAGGCAACTTTTATTGCACTAAGCCCTGTGAAGAAATTTAAGCTGGATGGTCTTGATCCTTTGACACAGTACTTCTGCAAGGTTTCTTTCTTCAACAAGGCAGCGACTTTGGGGGTTCAGGAGGTGAATTGGGTAACACCTCCTGTACAGACAAGCTACAAGTCAGGTTCAGATAATGCCACTATAGATACTACACTGATGCATGCTGAGTCAATGAGTTCTACTGACCACAAACTAACAACTTATGATCCAAAACCATGCTCCCTGAATGACATTGAAAGCCAAGCTAATGCATCTCCTGTATCCCCTCTTCCCAAGATGCACATTCCTTTAGCTAGTCCACTTTCAAGTGCACCTGCCACACCTTGTCAAACTAATGGATCAAAGGAAGTGCAATTGCGTGGCATTGGACAAGTGAAGGTAAGTGATTATGAGTACTCTGTAGGGATCATCAAGAAGTTGGAACACGAAGGGCTTATAGAAACAGATTTCAGAGTGAAGTTCTTGACTTGGTTTAGCTTGAAAGCCACGACACAAGAAAGAAAGGTTGTTCGAGTCTTTATAGACACCTTTGTCGATGACCATTCAAGTTTGGCAGAACAACTCATGGACACATTCATGGATGAGATATGCATGGAGCAGAAAGTCGACCTACATGCAATCTACAGTAAATTCTGGCATTAA
- the LOC101257364 gene encoding protein SICKLE, which translates to MEESEKRKERLKAIREQAAEAGDNNEEQNSIGEPLDHGLTNPLIETPSASSRKDEPRPRFDYYTDPMAAFSANNKMNNLSPQVSQPCNTPPRPMNAGSFAYHAQGNYNSAQRTYWPRGVNAIPLGIRRNTNPFCMPQGDSTLGSSLGTPNNYSLPNSPQIGGISGHGSPQVSGAGSQYGQGSPYQGSGFRSKAYQGSRGGKGRFKFYYNESMMEDPWKALKPVIWKPRGDTQDCLKSRLPNSISAKRAKLGETPTKSTPQKCLAEYLAAAFNEAAGEDSVNNESNTQSF; encoded by the exons ATGGAGGAATCAGAAAAGAGAAAGGAGAGGCTGAAAGCAATCCGAGAGCAAGCTGCAGAGGCTGGAGATAACAATGAAGAACAAAATTCTATTGGAGAACCCCTTGATCATGGCCTTACCAATCCATTGATAGAAACTCCTTCAGCTTCCTCCAGGAAGGATGAGCCAAGGCCTAGATTTGACTACTACACTGACCCCATGGCAGCTTTTTCTGCCAACAACAAAATGAACAATCTCAGTCCTCAGGTTTCACAACCATGTAACACACCTCCAA gaCCTATGAATGCTGGCTCTTTTGCTTATCATGCTCAAGGCAACTATAACTCGGCTCAAAGAACATATTGGCCACGAGGAGTCAATGCCATTCCTCTTGGAATCCGTAGGAATACTAATCCCTTTTGCATGCCACAGGGGGACTCCACGTTGGGTAGCTCTCTTGGCACACCTAACAACTACTCTTTGCCTAATTCACCGCAAATTGGTGGTATTTCCGGCCATGGTTCTCCTCAAGTTAGTGGAGCTGGTAGCCAATATGGGCAAGGTAGCCCCTACCAAGGTTCAGGATTCAGAAGCAAGGCTTACCAAGGTTCAAGAGGAGGCAAGGGTAGATTCAAATTCTACTATAATGAGTCAATGATGGAAGACCCATGGAAAGCATTGAAGCCGGTTATATGGAAGCCACGTGGCGATACACAGGACTGTCTGAAATCCCGGCTTCCCAACTCCATCAGCGCAAAAAGAGCTAAACTTGGAGAGACTCCAACAAAATCTACTCCCCAGAAATGCCTCGCTGAATATCTGGCTGCCGCTTTCAATGAAGCAGCTGGTGAAGACTCTGTGAATAATGAATCTAACACACAAAGCTTTTGA
- the LOC101257068 gene encoding VIN3-like protein 2 isoform X2, whose protein sequence is MESALSGLVLDPYKFSQLSMEDRRQLVHEISQCPEDAPKILSSLTRKELLEIICAEMGEERKYSGYTKFKMIDHLLKLVSCKSNTDTGPTFKRQRTQEYQCQPSVQNDEVNREMGSKTQVLLCHNLVCRASLERDDVFCKRCSCCICHQYDDNKDPSLWLTCDSDSQDETKPCGLSCHLKCALEHEQSGILKNCINPKLDGDFYCVSCGKINGIMRTLRKQLMTAKEARRVDVLCLRISLSHKILEKTEKYKGLLKVVELAAEMLKNEIGPLAQASEKMDRRIVNRLSCGTAVQNLCGSAVGTFDSMFQNQFSSHTKMEETPMSCRIHLEEQSPSKVTIVFEYDDCVLKELMGFKLWYRKSTTNKYPDEATFIALSPVKKFKLDGLDPLTQYFCKVSFFNKAATLGVQEVNWVTPPVQTSYKSGSDNATIDTTLMHAESMSSTDHKLTTYDPKPCSLNDIESQANASPVSPLPKMHIPLASPLSSAPATPCQTNGSKEVQLRGIGQVKVSDYEYSVGIIKKLEHEGLIETDFRVKFLTWFSLKATTQERKVVRVFIDTFVDDHSSLAEQLMDTFMDEICMEQKVDLHAIYSKFWH, encoded by the exons ATGGAGTCTGCATTATCAG GTCTCGTTCTCGATCCCTATAAATTTAGCCAATTGAGTATGGAAGATAGAAGGCAATTAGTACATGAAATTTCCCAATGCCCTGAAGATGCGCCGAAGATCTTGAGCTCGCTGACCAGAAAAGAACTACTAGAGATTATATGTGCTGAGATGGGCGAAGAGAGAAAATACTCTGGctacacaaaattcaaaatgataGATCACCTTCTAAAGCTGGTTTCCTGTAAGTCTAACACAGATACTGGCCCTACCTTCAAAAGGCAGCGGACGCAAGAATATCAATGTCAACCTTCGGTTCAGAATGATGAAGTTAATCGGGAGATGGGAAGCAAAACCCAGGTCCTACTCTGTCATAATCTGGTATGTAGAGCTTCTCTTGAAAGAGATGATGTTTTCTGCAAACGATGTTCTTGCTGCATTTGTCATCAGTACGATGATAATAAAGACCCTAGCTTGTGGTTAACCTGTGATTCTGATTCTCAAGATGAAACTAAACCATGTGGATTGTCATGCCATCTAAAATGTGCACTTGAGCATGAACAATCAGGCATATTGAAGAATTGCATCAATCCAAAATTGGATGGAGATTTCTATTGTGTTTCTTGTGGAAAAATTAATGGGATAATGAG AACCTTGAGAAAACAATTGATGACAGCAAAGGAGGCGAGAAGAGTTGATGTGCTGTGTTTAAGAATCTCTCTGAGCCATAAAATTCTAGAGAAAACTGAGAAATACAAAGGACTGCTGAAAGTTGTTGAATTGGCTGCTGAGATGCTGAAGAATGAAATAGGGCCTCTTGCACAGGCATCAGAGAAAATGGATCGCAGGATAGTGAACAGGCTTTCTTGCGGTACTGCTGTTCAGAATCTTTGTGGCTCTGCAGTGGGCACTTTTGATTCCATGTTTCAGAATCAATTCTCTAGTCATACGAAAATGGAAGAGACTCCGATGT CTTGCCGGATACATCTTGAGGAGCAATCTCCATCTAAAGTAACGATTGTCTTCGAATATGATGATTGTGTGCTGAAAGAACTTATGGGCTTCAAATTGTGGTACCGGAAGTCCACAACAAACAAATATCCTGATGAGGCAACTTTTATTGCACTAAGCCCTGTGAAGAAATTTAAGCTGGATGGTCTTGATCCTTTGACACAGTACTTCTGCAAGGTTTCTTTCTTCAACAAGGCAGCGACTTTGGGGGTTCAGGAGGTGAATTGGGTAACACCTCCTGTACAGACAAGCTACAAGTCAGGTTCAGATAATGCCACTATAGATACTACACTGATGCATGCTGAGTCAATGAGTTCTACTGACCACAAACTAACAACTTATGATCCAAAACCATGCTCCCTGAATGACATTGAAAGCCAAGCTAATGCATCTCCTGTATCCCCTCTTCCCAAGATGCACATTCCTTTAGCTAGTCCACTTTCAAGTGCACCTGCCACACCTTGTCAAACTAATGGATCAAAGGAAGTGCAATTGCGTGGCATTGGACAAGTGAAGGTAAGTGATTATGAGTACTCTGTAGGGATCATCAAGAAGTTGGAACACGAAGGGCTTATAGAAACAGATTTCAGAGTGAAGTTCTTGACTTGGTTTAGCTTGAAAGCCACGACACAAGAAAGAAAGGTTGTTCGAGTCTTTATAGACACCTTTGTCGATGACCATTCAAGTTTGGCAGAACAACTCATGGACACATTCATGGATGAGATATGCATGGAGCAGAAAGTCGACCTACATGCAATCTACAGTAAATTCTGGCATTAA